In Triticum aestivum cultivar Chinese Spring chromosome 5B, IWGSC CS RefSeq v2.1, whole genome shotgun sequence, the following proteins share a genomic window:
- the LOC123115996 gene encoding probable calcium-binding protein CML25/26, translating to MSINHQCNNPRTVVSGSPARYIEVTEKPAAASKIEHSRMVAGAVVQASSVFAAFDKDGDGKVSAAELRGSMTAALGEEVSEEEAAAILATVDADGDGLLDQEEFSRLGLGAAGDNGGAAGDDDDDEVRRRCLKEAFAMYATGGGEEGARITPASLRRMLGKLLGSEKMGLEECRAMICRFDLNGDGVLSFDEFRVMMMANL from the coding sequence ATGTCCATCAACCATCAATGCAATAATCCACGTACGGTTGTGAGCGGTTCACCAGCAAGATACATAGAGGTTACAGAGAAGCCAGCAGCAGCAAGCAAGATTGAGCATTCACGGATGGTGGCCGGGGCCGTGGTGCAGGCGTCATCGGTGTTCGCCGCCTTCGACAAGGACGGCGACGGCAAGGTGTCGGCCGCCGAGCTGCGCGGCTCCATGACGGCGGCGCTGGGCGAGGAGGTTTCCGAGGAGGAGGCCGCGGCGATCCTGGCCACGGTGGACGCCGACGGCGACGGGCTGCTGGACCAGGAGGAGTTCTCCCGGCTCGGGCTCGGCGCCGCCGGAGACAACGgtggggcggccggagacgacgacgacgacgaggtgaGGCGGCGGTGCCTGAAGGAGGCGTTCGCCATGTACGCGACggggggcggcgaggagggcgcCAGGATCACGCCGGCGAGCCTGAGGCGGATGCTGGGCAAGCTGCTGGGGTCCGAGAAGATGGGGCTGGAGGAGTGCAGGGCCATGATCTGCAGGTTTGACCTCAACGGCGACGGCGTCCTCTCCTTCGACGAGTTCAGGGTCATGATGATGGCCAATTTGTAA
- the LOC123111417 gene encoding clathrin heavy chain 1 isoform X1: MAAANAPIAMREALTLTSLGIAPQFITFTHVTMESDRYICVRETSPQNSVVIIDMAMPSQPLRRPITADSALMNPNTRILALKAQIPGTTQDHLQIFNIEAKTKIKSHQMPEQVVFWKWITPKLLGLVTQASVYHWSIEGDSEPIKMFDRTANLANNQIINYRCDPAEKWLVLIGIAPGAPERPQLVKGNMQLFSVDQQRSQALEAHAASFATFKVPGNENPSTLICFASKASNAGTITSKLHIIELGAQPGKPGFSKKQADLFFPPDFQDDFPVAMQISQKYGLVYVITKLGLLFVYDLETAAAVYRNRISPDPIFLTAESSTTGGFYAINRRGQVLHATVNDATVVPFVSGQLNNLELAVNLAKRANLPGAENLVVQRFQELFAQTKYKEAAELAAESPQGLLRTPETVAKFQSVPVQAGQTPPLLQYFGTLLTRGKLNAYESLELSRLVVNQNKKNLLENWLAEDKLECSEELGDLVKTVDNDLALKIYIKARATPKVVAAFAERREFDKILIYSKQVGYTPDYLFLLQTILRTDPQGAVNFALMMSQMEGGCPLDYNTITDLFLQRNMIREATAFLLDVLKPNLEEHAFLQTKVLEINLVTYPNVADAILANGMFSHYDRPRIAQLCEKAGLYLRALQVSIFARIHFGLILFGSLSNCSYTAMQHYAELPDIKRVIVNTHAIEPQALVEFFGTLSKEWALECMKDLLLVNLRGNLQIVVQAAKEYCEQLGVDACIKLFEQFKSYEGLYFFLGSYLSSSEDPDIHFKYIESAARTGQIKEVERVTRESNFYDAEKTKNFLMEAKLPDARPLINVCDRFGFVPDLTHYLYTNNMLRYIEGYVQKVNPGNAPLVVGQLLDDECPEDFIKGLILSVRSLLPVEPLVDECEKRNRLRLLTQFLEHLVSEGSQDVHVHNALGKIIIDSNNNPEHFLTTNPFYDSRVVGKYCEKRDPTLAVVAYRRGQCDEELINVTNKNSLFKLQARYVVERMDGDLWDKVLQPDNEYRRQFIDQVVSTALPESKSPEQVSAAVKAFMTADLPHELIELLEKIVLQNSAFSGNFNLQNLLILTAIKADSSRVMDYVNRLDNFDGPAVGEVAVEAQLYEEAFAIFKKFNLNVQAVDVLLDNIRSIERAEEFAFRVEEDAVWSQVAKAQLREGLVSEAIESFIRADDVTHFLDVIRAAEEANVYHDLVKYLLMVRQKAREPKVDSELIFAYAKIDRLSDIEEFILMPNVANLQNVGDRLYDEELYEAAKIIYAFISNWAKLAVTLVKLKQFQGAVDAARKANSAKTWKEVCFACVDAEEFRLAQICGLNIIVQVDDLEEVSEYYQNRGCFSELISLMESGLGLERAHMGIFTELGVLYARYRPEKLMEHIKLFSTRLNIPKLIRACDEQQHWKELTYLYIQYDEFDNAATTIMNHSPDAWDHMQFKDVCVKVANVEIYYKAVHFYLQEHPDLINDLLNVLALRLDHTRVVDIMRKAGQLHLVKPYMVAVQSNNVSAVNEALNELYVEEEDYERLRESVDMHDNFDQIGLAQKLEKHELLEMRRIAAYIYKKAGRWKQSIALSKKDNMYKDCMETCSQSGDRELSEDLLVYFIGQGKKECFASCLFICYDLIRADVALELAWTNNMLDFAFPYLLQFIREYTSKVDDLVKDRIESQKEEKAKENEEKELVAQQNMYAQLLPLALPAPPGMMGGPPPMGGMGMPPMGGMGMPPMGPGPMPAYGMPPMGSY, encoded by the exons ATGGCGGCGGCTAACGCCCCCATCGCCATGCGCGAGGCCCTCACG CTGACGAGCCTGGGGATCGCGCCGCAGTTCATCACCTTCACCCACGTCACCATGGAGTCGGACAGGTACATCTGCGTCCGGGAGACCTCGCCGCAGAACAGCGTCGTCATCATCGACATGGCCATGCCCAGCCAGCCCCTCCGCAGGCCCATTACCGCCGACTCCGCGCTCATGAACCCCAACACCAGGATCCTCGCGCTCAAAG CTCAAATACCTGGAACCACACAGGATCACCTGCAAATCTTTAATATTGAAGCTAAAACTAAAATCAAGTCACACCAGATGCCAGAGCAG GTTGTGTTTTGGAAATGGATCACCCCAAAGTTGCTGGGTTTGGTAACACAGGCATCAGTTTATCACTGGTCAATTGAAG GAGATTCTGAGCCCATTAAGATGTTCGATAGGACAGCTAATTTGGCGAATAATCAGATTATCAACTATCGGTGTGATCCAGCGGAGAAGTGGCTCGTGCTTATCGGAATTGCACCTGGTGCTCCGGAG AGGCCACAGCTGGTAAAGGGAAATATGCAACTTTTTTCTGTGGATCAGCAGCGTAGTCAAGCACTTGAAGCCCATGCTGCTTCTTTTGCAACATTCAAG GTTCCTGGCAACGAGAACCCATCCACCCTCATCTGTTTTGCTTCTAAGGCATCTAATGCTGGAACAATTACTTCTAAGTTGCATATTATTGAACTGGGCGCCCAGCCAG GGAAACCTGGCTTTTCCAAGAAACAAGCCGATCTCTTCTTCCCACCAGATTTCCAGGATGATTTTCCTGTAGCCATGCAG ATCTCTCAAAAGTATGGCCTTGTCTATGTAATTACGAAGCTTGGGCTGTTGTTTGTATATGACTTGGAAACTGCCGCGGCAGTTTATAGAAATAGAATCAGTCCAGACCCCATATTCTTGACTGCAGAGTCTTCAACAACCGGTGGATTCTATGCCATTAACAGAAGAGGGCAGGTTTTGCATGCCACAGTTAACGATGCAACTGTTGTTCCTTTTGTCAGTGGTCAA TTAAACAACCTTGAACTTGCCGTGAATCTTGCCAAAAGAGCCAATCTCCCTGGGGCGGAGAACTTG GTTGTGCAAAGATTCCAGGAACTGTTCGCACAGACAAAATATAAGGAAGCAGCAGAGTTGGCTGCAGAATCCCCGCAGGGTCTTCTACGAACTCCCGAGACTGTTGCCAAATTCCAG AGTGTTCCTGTTCAAGCTGGACAAACACCTCCACTGTTGCAGTACTTTGGCACATTGCTTACTCGAGGGAAGCTCAATGCTTACGAATCTCTTGAGTTATCTCGACTTGTTGTCAATCAGAACAAGAAGAACCTTTTGGAAAATTGGTTGGCGGAAGACAAGTTGGAGTGCAGTGAAGAGCTTGGAGATCTTGTAAAG ACGGTAGACAATGATCTTGCGCTAAAAATATACATAAAGGCTAGGGCAACCCCGAAAGTCGTTGCCGCTTTTGCTGAGAGGAGGGAGTTTGACAAGATCCTTATATACTCAAAGCAG gttggatacactccggactacctcttcctcctccagacCATCTTACGTACGGATCCACAG GGAGCTGTCAACTTTGCTCTCATGATGTCACAAATGGAGGGAGGTTGCCCGCTGGATTATAATACCATAACTGATCTCTTCCTTCAG AGAAATATGATACGAGAAGCAACAGCTTTTCTGTTGGATGTTCTAAAACCAAATTTGGAAGAGCATGCTTTTCTTCAAACCAAG GTTTTGGAGATCAACTTGGTAACTTACCCAAATGTCGCCGATGCCATCCTTGCTAATGGTATGTTCAGTCACTACGATCGCCCTCGTATTGCTCAGCTGTGTGAAAAGGCTGGCCTGTACTTGCGGGCTCTCCAGGTGAGTATTTTTGCACGGATTCATTTTGGGTTGATTCTCTTTGGCTCACTATCTAATTGTTCTTATACTGCAATGCAGCACTATGCAGAGTTACCTGATATCAAACGTGTTATCGTGAATACCCATGCTATTGAGCCGCAG GCACTCGTTGAGTTCTTTGGAACCCTTTCTAAAGAATGGGCACTGGAATGCATGAAGGACCTTCTACTGGTCAACCTGAGAGGAAATCTTCAAATTGTTGTGCAG GCCGCCAAGGAATACTGTGAGCAGCTTGGAGTTGACGCCTGTATTAAACTGTTCGAACAATTTAAATCATACGAGGGGCTCTACTTCTTCCTAGGGTCCTATTTGAGCTCAAG TGAGGATCCAGATATCCATTTCAAATATATAGAATCAGCTGCAAGGACTGGACAGATTAAAGAAGTTGAGCGAGTCACAAGAGAGTCTAACTTTTACGACGCTGAGAAGACAAAGAACTTTCTGATGGAAGCGAAACTACCTGATGCCCGTCCACTCATAAATGTCTGCGATCGCTTCGGTTTTGTTCCAGATCTTACTCACTATCTGTACACAAACAATATGCTCCGGTACATCGAAGGCTATGTACAGAAG GTGAACCCTGGAAATGCTCCGTTGGTAGTGGGGCAGTTACTTGATGACGAGTGCCCGGAAGATTTCATTAAGGGTTTGATTTTGTCTGTTCGATCTCTTCTTCCTGTCGAGCCACTGGTTGATGAATGCGAGAAGAG GAACCGTCTACGTTTACTGACACAATTCCTGGAGCACTTAGTGAGCGAGGGTAGCCAAGATGTGCATGTCCACAATGCTCTTGGGAAAATTATCATTGACAGCAACAACAATCCTGAGCATTTCCTTACTACCAACCCGTTCTATGACTCACGTGTGGTGGGTAAATACTGTGAAAAGAGGGATCCTACTCTTGCTGTTGTTGCGTACAGACGTGGACAGTGTGATGAAGAACTTATCAATGTTACCAACAAAAACTCGCTGTTCAAGCTGCAAGCTAG GTATGTGGTTGAAAGAATGGACGGTGATCTGTGGGATAAAGTTCTACAGCCTGATAACGAATATAGAAGGCAGTTCATTGACCAAGTGGTTTCTACTGCATTGCCCGAAAGCAAGAGTCCTGAGCAAGTTTCTGCTGCTGTTAAGGCTTTCATGACAGCTGACCTCCCTCATGAACTGATTGAACTTCTTGAGAAGATTGTCCTTCAGAATTCCGCGTTCAGTGGAAACTTCAATCTTCAGAATCTGCTCATCTTGACAGCCATCAAGGCGGACTCATCTAGGGTCATGGACTATGTTAACAGACTAGACAACTTTGATGGTCCTGCCGTCGGAGAAGTAGCAGTTGAAGCACAACTTTATGAGGAGGCTTTTGccatattcaagaagttcaacttAAATGTGCAGGCTGTCGATGTTCTGTTGGATAACATCCGAAGCATAGAAAGGGCGGAAGAGTTTGCATTCCGTGTCGAAGAAGATGCTGTCTGGAGCCAGGTTGCCAAGGCCCAGTTGCGTGAAGGTCTAGTCAGCGAAGCAATCGAGTCCTTCATTCGTGCAGATGATGTGACACATTTCCTTGATGTCATCCGCGCTGCGGAGGAAGCCAATGTATACCATGATTTGGTCAAGTACTTGTTGATGGTAAGGCAAAAGGCAAGGGAGCCCAAAGTCGACAGCGAACTCATCTTTGCATATGCTAAGATTGATAGGCTCAGTGACATTGAAGAGTTTATTCTGATGCCGAATGTTGCCAATCTCCAAAATGTTGGCGACCGTCTGTATGATGAAGAGCTCTATGAAGCTGCAAAGATCATCTATGCCTTCATCTCAAACTGGGCTAagctggctgtcactttggtcaagCTAAAGCAGTTCCAAGGTGCTGTAGATGCTGCTCGCAAGGCTAACAGCGCTAAAACATGGAAGGAGGTCTGCTTTGCTTGTGTTGACGCCGAGGAGTTCCGTCTAGCACAAATCTGTGGTCTCAACATTATCGTTCAG GTTGATGACTTGGAGGAAGTGAGTGAATACTACCAGAACAGAGGATGTTTCAGTGAACTTATTTCCCTCATGGAGAGTGGTCTTGGACTTGAGCGGGCACACATGGGCATCTTTACTGAATTGGGAGTTCTCTATGCCAGATACCGCCCTGAGAAGCTCATGGAACACATCAAACTCTTCTCCACCCGTCTCAACATTCCTAAGCTTATCCGTGCTTGTGATGAACAACAGCACTGGAAAGAGCTTACATACCTATACATTCAATATGATGAATTTGACAATGCTGCTACCACTATCATGAACCATTCTCCAGATGCATGGGATCACATGCAATTTAAGGATGTCTGTGTTAAAGTTGCAAATGTTGAGATTTATTACAAGGCAGTGCATTTCTATTTGCAAGAGCACCCTGAtctcatcaatgatcttctcaatgtGCTCGCACTTCGTTTGGATCATACCAGAGTTGTAGATATAATGCGCAAG GCTGGTCAGTTGCATCTTGTGAAACCGTACATGGTTGCAGTTCAGAGCAACAATGTCTCTGCTGTCAATGAAGCTTTGAATGAGCTTTATGTCGAAGAGGAGGACTACGAGAGGCTCCGTGAATCTGTTGACATGCATGATAACTTTGATCAGATAGGTCTTGCCCAGAAG CTTGAGAAGCATGAGTTGCTTGAGATGAGAAGGATTGCTGCCTACATTTACAAGAAGGCTGGCAGATGGAAGCAATCCATTGCCCTATCGAAGAAAGACAACATGTACAAGGATTGCATGGAGACATGCTCACAGTCTGGTGACCGTGAGCTCTCAGAGGACTTGCTTGTCTATTTCATCGGACAG GGAAAGAAAGAATGTTTTGCTTCTTGCCTCTTCATTTGCTACGACTTGATTCGTGCGGATGTTGCTCTTGAGCTTGCATGGACGAATAACATGCTGGATTTTGCGTTCCCCTATCTATTACAG TTCATCCGTGAGTACACAAGCAAGGTGGATGATTTGGTGAAGGACAGAATAGAATCGCAGAAGGAAGAAAAAGCTAAAGAGAACGAAGAGAAGGAACTAGTTGCGCAGCAG AACATGTACGCTCAATTGCTTCCTCTGGCCTTGCCTGCTCCGCCCGGCATGATGGGCGGTCCACCTCCGATGGGTGGAATGGGCATGCCGCCGATGGGCGGGATGGGTATGCCTCCGATGGGTCCTGGTCCAATGCCAGCATACGGGATGCCTCCAATGGGAAGCTACTGA
- the LOC123111417 gene encoding clathrin heavy chain 1 isoform X2, with protein sequence MAAANAPIAMREALTLTSLGIAPQFITFTHVTMESDRYICVRETSPQNSVVIIDMAMPSQPLRRPITADSALMNPNTRILALKAQIPGTTQDHLQIFNIEAKTKIKSHQMPEQVVFWKWITPKLLGLVTQASVYHWSIEGDSEPIKMFDRTANLANNQIINYRCDPAEKWLVLIGIAPGAPERPQLVKGNMQLFSVDQQRSQALEAHAASFATFKVPGNENPSTLICFASKASNAGTITSKLHIIELGAQPGKPGFSKKQADLFFPPDFQDDFPVAMQISQKYGLVYVITKLGLLFVYDLETAAAVYRNRISPDPIFLTAESSTTGGFYAINRRGQVLHATVNDATVVPFVSGQLNNLELAVNLAKRANLPGAENLVVQRFQELFAQTKYKEAAELAAESPQGLLRTPETVAKFQSVPVQAGQTPPLLQYFGTLLTRGKLNAYESLELSRLVVNQNKKNLLENWLAEDKLECSEELGDLVKTVDNDLALKIYIKARATPKVVAAFAERREFDKILIYSKQVGYTPDYLFLLQTILRTDPQGAVNFALMMSQMEGGCPLDYNTITDLFLQRNMIREATAFLLDVLKPNLEEHAFLQTKVLEINLVTYPNVADAILANGMFSHYDRPRIAQLCEKAGLYLRALQHYAELPDIKRVIVNTHAIEPQALVEFFGTLSKEWALECMKDLLLVNLRGNLQIVVQAAKEYCEQLGVDACIKLFEQFKSYEGLYFFLGSYLSSSEDPDIHFKYIESAARTGQIKEVERVTRESNFYDAEKTKNFLMEAKLPDARPLINVCDRFGFVPDLTHYLYTNNMLRYIEGYVQKVNPGNAPLVVGQLLDDECPEDFIKGLILSVRSLLPVEPLVDECEKRNRLRLLTQFLEHLVSEGSQDVHVHNALGKIIIDSNNNPEHFLTTNPFYDSRVVGKYCEKRDPTLAVVAYRRGQCDEELINVTNKNSLFKLQARYVVERMDGDLWDKVLQPDNEYRRQFIDQVVSTALPESKSPEQVSAAVKAFMTADLPHELIELLEKIVLQNSAFSGNFNLQNLLILTAIKADSSRVMDYVNRLDNFDGPAVGEVAVEAQLYEEAFAIFKKFNLNVQAVDVLLDNIRSIERAEEFAFRVEEDAVWSQVAKAQLREGLVSEAIESFIRADDVTHFLDVIRAAEEANVYHDLVKYLLMVRQKAREPKVDSELIFAYAKIDRLSDIEEFILMPNVANLQNVGDRLYDEELYEAAKIIYAFISNWAKLAVTLVKLKQFQGAVDAARKANSAKTWKEVCFACVDAEEFRLAQICGLNIIVQVDDLEEVSEYYQNRGCFSELISLMESGLGLERAHMGIFTELGVLYARYRPEKLMEHIKLFSTRLNIPKLIRACDEQQHWKELTYLYIQYDEFDNAATTIMNHSPDAWDHMQFKDVCVKVANVEIYYKAVHFYLQEHPDLINDLLNVLALRLDHTRVVDIMRKAGQLHLVKPYMVAVQSNNVSAVNEALNELYVEEEDYERLRESVDMHDNFDQIGLAQKLEKHELLEMRRIAAYIYKKAGRWKQSIALSKKDNMYKDCMETCSQSGDRELSEDLLVYFIGQGKKECFASCLFICYDLIRADVALELAWTNNMLDFAFPYLLQFIREYTSKVDDLVKDRIESQKEEKAKENEEKELVAQQNMYAQLLPLALPAPPGMMGGPPPMGGMGMPPMGGMGMPPMGPGPMPAYGMPPMGSY encoded by the exons ATGGCGGCGGCTAACGCCCCCATCGCCATGCGCGAGGCCCTCACG CTGACGAGCCTGGGGATCGCGCCGCAGTTCATCACCTTCACCCACGTCACCATGGAGTCGGACAGGTACATCTGCGTCCGGGAGACCTCGCCGCAGAACAGCGTCGTCATCATCGACATGGCCATGCCCAGCCAGCCCCTCCGCAGGCCCATTACCGCCGACTCCGCGCTCATGAACCCCAACACCAGGATCCTCGCGCTCAAAG CTCAAATACCTGGAACCACACAGGATCACCTGCAAATCTTTAATATTGAAGCTAAAACTAAAATCAAGTCACACCAGATGCCAGAGCAG GTTGTGTTTTGGAAATGGATCACCCCAAAGTTGCTGGGTTTGGTAACACAGGCATCAGTTTATCACTGGTCAATTGAAG GAGATTCTGAGCCCATTAAGATGTTCGATAGGACAGCTAATTTGGCGAATAATCAGATTATCAACTATCGGTGTGATCCAGCGGAGAAGTGGCTCGTGCTTATCGGAATTGCACCTGGTGCTCCGGAG AGGCCACAGCTGGTAAAGGGAAATATGCAACTTTTTTCTGTGGATCAGCAGCGTAGTCAAGCACTTGAAGCCCATGCTGCTTCTTTTGCAACATTCAAG GTTCCTGGCAACGAGAACCCATCCACCCTCATCTGTTTTGCTTCTAAGGCATCTAATGCTGGAACAATTACTTCTAAGTTGCATATTATTGAACTGGGCGCCCAGCCAG GGAAACCTGGCTTTTCCAAGAAACAAGCCGATCTCTTCTTCCCACCAGATTTCCAGGATGATTTTCCTGTAGCCATGCAG ATCTCTCAAAAGTATGGCCTTGTCTATGTAATTACGAAGCTTGGGCTGTTGTTTGTATATGACTTGGAAACTGCCGCGGCAGTTTATAGAAATAGAATCAGTCCAGACCCCATATTCTTGACTGCAGAGTCTTCAACAACCGGTGGATTCTATGCCATTAACAGAAGAGGGCAGGTTTTGCATGCCACAGTTAACGATGCAACTGTTGTTCCTTTTGTCAGTGGTCAA TTAAACAACCTTGAACTTGCCGTGAATCTTGCCAAAAGAGCCAATCTCCCTGGGGCGGAGAACTTG GTTGTGCAAAGATTCCAGGAACTGTTCGCACAGACAAAATATAAGGAAGCAGCAGAGTTGGCTGCAGAATCCCCGCAGGGTCTTCTACGAACTCCCGAGACTGTTGCCAAATTCCAG AGTGTTCCTGTTCAAGCTGGACAAACACCTCCACTGTTGCAGTACTTTGGCACATTGCTTACTCGAGGGAAGCTCAATGCTTACGAATCTCTTGAGTTATCTCGACTTGTTGTCAATCAGAACAAGAAGAACCTTTTGGAAAATTGGTTGGCGGAAGACAAGTTGGAGTGCAGTGAAGAGCTTGGAGATCTTGTAAAG ACGGTAGACAATGATCTTGCGCTAAAAATATACATAAAGGCTAGGGCAACCCCGAAAGTCGTTGCCGCTTTTGCTGAGAGGAGGGAGTTTGACAAGATCCTTATATACTCAAAGCAG gttggatacactccggactacctcttcctcctccagacCATCTTACGTACGGATCCACAG GGAGCTGTCAACTTTGCTCTCATGATGTCACAAATGGAGGGAGGTTGCCCGCTGGATTATAATACCATAACTGATCTCTTCCTTCAG AGAAATATGATACGAGAAGCAACAGCTTTTCTGTTGGATGTTCTAAAACCAAATTTGGAAGAGCATGCTTTTCTTCAAACCAAG GTTTTGGAGATCAACTTGGTAACTTACCCAAATGTCGCCGATGCCATCCTTGCTAATGGTATGTTCAGTCACTACGATCGCCCTCGTATTGCTCAGCTGTGTGAAAAGGCTGGCCTGTACTTGCGGGCTCTCCAG CACTATGCAGAGTTACCTGATATCAAACGTGTTATCGTGAATACCCATGCTATTGAGCCGCAG GCACTCGTTGAGTTCTTTGGAACCCTTTCTAAAGAATGGGCACTGGAATGCATGAAGGACCTTCTACTGGTCAACCTGAGAGGAAATCTTCAAATTGTTGTGCAG GCCGCCAAGGAATACTGTGAGCAGCTTGGAGTTGACGCCTGTATTAAACTGTTCGAACAATTTAAATCATACGAGGGGCTCTACTTCTTCCTAGGGTCCTATTTGAGCTCAAG TGAGGATCCAGATATCCATTTCAAATATATAGAATCAGCTGCAAGGACTGGACAGATTAAAGAAGTTGAGCGAGTCACAAGAGAGTCTAACTTTTACGACGCTGAGAAGACAAAGAACTTTCTGATGGAAGCGAAACTACCTGATGCCCGTCCACTCATAAATGTCTGCGATCGCTTCGGTTTTGTTCCAGATCTTACTCACTATCTGTACACAAACAATATGCTCCGGTACATCGAAGGCTATGTACAGAAG GTGAACCCTGGAAATGCTCCGTTGGTAGTGGGGCAGTTACTTGATGACGAGTGCCCGGAAGATTTCATTAAGGGTTTGATTTTGTCTGTTCGATCTCTTCTTCCTGTCGAGCCACTGGTTGATGAATGCGAGAAGAG GAACCGTCTACGTTTACTGACACAATTCCTGGAGCACTTAGTGAGCGAGGGTAGCCAAGATGTGCATGTCCACAATGCTCTTGGGAAAATTATCATTGACAGCAACAACAATCCTGAGCATTTCCTTACTACCAACCCGTTCTATGACTCACGTGTGGTGGGTAAATACTGTGAAAAGAGGGATCCTACTCTTGCTGTTGTTGCGTACAGACGTGGACAGTGTGATGAAGAACTTATCAATGTTACCAACAAAAACTCGCTGTTCAAGCTGCAAGCTAG GTATGTGGTTGAAAGAATGGACGGTGATCTGTGGGATAAAGTTCTACAGCCTGATAACGAATATAGAAGGCAGTTCATTGACCAAGTGGTTTCTACTGCATTGCCCGAAAGCAAGAGTCCTGAGCAAGTTTCTGCTGCTGTTAAGGCTTTCATGACAGCTGACCTCCCTCATGAACTGATTGAACTTCTTGAGAAGATTGTCCTTCAGAATTCCGCGTTCAGTGGAAACTTCAATCTTCAGAATCTGCTCATCTTGACAGCCATCAAGGCGGACTCATCTAGGGTCATGGACTATGTTAACAGACTAGACAACTTTGATGGTCCTGCCGTCGGAGAAGTAGCAGTTGAAGCACAACTTTATGAGGAGGCTTTTGccatattcaagaagttcaacttAAATGTGCAGGCTGTCGATGTTCTGTTGGATAACATCCGAAGCATAGAAAGGGCGGAAGAGTTTGCATTCCGTGTCGAAGAAGATGCTGTCTGGAGCCAGGTTGCCAAGGCCCAGTTGCGTGAAGGTCTAGTCAGCGAAGCAATCGAGTCCTTCATTCGTGCAGATGATGTGACACATTTCCTTGATGTCATCCGCGCTGCGGAGGAAGCCAATGTATACCATGATTTGGTCAAGTACTTGTTGATGGTAAGGCAAAAGGCAAGGGAGCCCAAAGTCGACAGCGAACTCATCTTTGCATATGCTAAGATTGATAGGCTCAGTGACATTGAAGAGTTTATTCTGATGCCGAATGTTGCCAATCTCCAAAATGTTGGCGACCGTCTGTATGATGAAGAGCTCTATGAAGCTGCAAAGATCATCTATGCCTTCATCTCAAACTGGGCTAagctggctgtcactttggtcaagCTAAAGCAGTTCCAAGGTGCTGTAGATGCTGCTCGCAAGGCTAACAGCGCTAAAACATGGAAGGAGGTCTGCTTTGCTTGTGTTGACGCCGAGGAGTTCCGTCTAGCACAAATCTGTGGTCTCAACATTATCGTTCAG GTTGATGACTTGGAGGAAGTGAGTGAATACTACCAGAACAGAGGATGTTTCAGTGAACTTATTTCCCTCATGGAGAGTGGTCTTGGACTTGAGCGGGCACACATGGGCATCTTTACTGAATTGGGAGTTCTCTATGCCAGATACCGCCCTGAGAAGCTCATGGAACACATCAAACTCTTCTCCACCCGTCTCAACATTCCTAAGCTTATCCGTGCTTGTGATGAACAACAGCACTGGAAAGAGCTTACATACCTATACATTCAATATGATGAATTTGACAATGCTGCTACCACTATCATGAACCATTCTCCAGATGCATGGGATCACATGCAATTTAAGGATGTCTGTGTTAAAGTTGCAAATGTTGAGATTTATTACAAGGCAGTGCATTTCTATTTGCAAGAGCACCCTGAtctcatcaatgatcttctcaatgtGCTCGCACTTCGTTTGGATCATACCAGAGTTGTAGATATAATGCGCAAG GCTGGTCAGTTGCATCTTGTGAAACCGTACATGGTTGCAGTTCAGAGCAACAATGTCTCTGCTGTCAATGAAGCTTTGAATGAGCTTTATGTCGAAGAGGAGGACTACGAGAGGCTCCGTGAATCTGTTGACATGCATGATAACTTTGATCAGATAGGTCTTGCCCAGAAG CTTGAGAAGCATGAGTTGCTTGAGATGAGAAGGATTGCTGCCTACATTTACAAGAAGGCTGGCAGATGGAAGCAATCCATTGCCCTATCGAAGAAAGACAACATGTACAAGGATTGCATGGAGACATGCTCACAGTCTGGTGACCGTGAGCTCTCAGAGGACTTGCTTGTCTATTTCATCGGACAG GGAAAGAAAGAATGTTTTGCTTCTTGCCTCTTCATTTGCTACGACTTGATTCGTGCGGATGTTGCTCTTGAGCTTGCATGGACGAATAACATGCTGGATTTTGCGTTCCCCTATCTATTACAG TTCATCCGTGAGTACACAAGCAAGGTGGATGATTTGGTGAAGGACAGAATAGAATCGCAGAAGGAAGAAAAAGCTAAAGAGAACGAAGAGAAGGAACTAGTTGCGCAGCAG AACATGTACGCTCAATTGCTTCCTCTGGCCTTGCCTGCTCCGCCCGGCATGATGGGCGGTCCACCTCCGATGGGTGGAATGGGCATGCCGCCGATGGGCGGGATGGGTATGCCTCCGATGGGTCCTGGTCCAATGCCAGCATACGGGATGCCTCCAATGGGAAGCTACTGA